DNA sequence from the Oncorhynchus kisutch isolate 150728-3 unplaced genomic scaffold, Okis_V2 Okis07a-Okis12b_hom, whole genome shotgun sequence genome:
gatacacactctatagagaacacacacacacgatacacactctatagagaacacacacacacacagatacacactctatagagaacacacacacacacagatacacactctatagagaacacacacacacgatacacactctatagagaacacacacacacagagtacatgtGTATTTTtactatatatgtgtgtgtgtgtgtgtgtgtgtgtgtgtgtgtgtgtgtgtgtgtgtgtgtgtgtgtgtaccagaggAGCGCTCCCCCGTATCGTTGAGCGGAGGTTTGGTGGGCGGGGCGTGTTGCGGGGCGTGGAGAACAGTTTTTGACTGACATCACCTAGCTCCGCCTCTAGCTCCGCCTCTAGTCCCACCCCTAGCTCCGCCTCAGGAGAGGACAGCAGGTAGAGAGGCCTCTTCGGAGTCAGGAACGCTGAGGGGGGACAAAAACAACAAGTCATTTAACACTGCAGTCATCAACACAATGACagctgtcacagagagagagagagaccgagagagacacggacagagagagagagagagaccgagagagacacggacagagagagacagacacagagagagagagacacggacagagagagagagagagaccgagagagacacggacagagagagacagacacagagagagagggagaaacagagagaccgagagacagagagagacagagagagagagagagggagatgaaagtgACAGCTGTTGGTCACtcagtcacagagagacagacacagagagagacagagagagtaagagagagagagagagacagagagagtaagagagagagagagacagagagagtaagagagagagagagagacagagagagtaagagagagagagagagaaacagagaaagagagacagagagagagagagagagagacagagagagagagaaacagagagagagagagataggagagagagagagggagaaacagacagaaacagagagacagagagagatgaaagtGACAGCTGACTGGTCATGTTGGTCACtcagtcacagagagacagacacagagagagaccgagagacagagagagtaagagagacacagagagagagagtaagagagacagacactctctctctgtgtgtctctgtccctctctgtccgtgtctctctcttaaagagacagagagaccgagacacagagagaggtacCTTTCGGGtcactcacagagagagagacagagacacagagagagacacacacagagagacgtaCCTTTGGTCTTCCTGTGTAGGGAGAGGGCAGCTTTGAGGCGACTCCAGGTGTGAGTCTCAGGAGTGAGGTTGACCAGCAGAGAGGACAGATGGAGTCTGGTACCACGAACTGGAGTCCCCAATACCATACGGTCTGATAGACTGGATACCTGGAACATCATAATATAATACTGTCTGATAGACTGGATACCTGGAACATCATAATATAATACTGTCTGATAGACTGGATACCTGGAACATCATAATATAATACTGTCTGATAGACTGGATACCTGGAACAatataatatagtagagtagtatgcaaagtagaaataaaaataatggggtgcaaaggagcaaaataaatgaattaattaaaattaaatacagttgggaaagaggtagttgtttgggctaaattataggtgggctatgtacaggtgcagtaatctgtgagctgctctgacagttggtgcttaaagctagtgagggagataagtgtttccagtttcagagatttttgtagttcgttccagtcattggcagcagagaactggaaggagaggcggccaaagaaagaattggttttgggggtgaccagagagatatacctgctggagcgtgtgctacaggtgggagatgctatggtgaccagcgagctgagataaggggggactttacctagcagggtcttgtagatgacatggagccagtgggtttggcgacgagtatgaagcgagggccagccaacgagagcgtacaggtcgcaatggtgggtagtatatggggctttggtgataaaacggattgcactgtgatagactgcatccaatttgttgagtagggtattggaggctattttgtaaatgacatcgccaaagtcgaggatcggtaggatggtcagttttacaagggtatgtttggcagcatgagtgaaggatgctttgttgcgaaataggaagccaattctagatttaactttggattggagatgtttgatatgggtctggaaggagagtttacagtctaaccagacacctaagtatttgtagttgtccacgtattctaagtcagagccgtccagagtagtatgttggacaggcgggtaggtgcaggtagcgatcggttgaagagcatgcatttagttttacttgtatttaagagcaattggaggccacggaaggagagttgtatggcattgaagcttgcctggagggttgttaacattATAATATAATACTGTCTGATAGACTGGATACCtggaacaatataatataatactgtcTGATAGACTGGATACCTGGAACAATTTAATATAATACTGTCTGATAGACTGGATACCTGGAACATTATAATATAATACTGTCTGATAGACTGGATACCTGGAACATTATAATATAATACTGTCTGATAGACTGGATACCtggaacaatataatataatactgtcTGATAGACTGGATACCtggaacaatataatataatactgtcTGATAGACTGGATACCtggaacaatataatataatactgtcTGATAGACTGGATACCtggaacaatataatataatactgtcTGATAGACTGGATACCTGGAACATTATAATATAATACTGTCTGATAGACTGGATACCtggaacaatataatataatactgtcTGATAGACTAGATACTACCTAATGACTACCTACTGaccttttggtgtgtgtgtttgtgcatactACCTCCTGaccttttggtgtgtgtgtgtgtgtgtgtggataccacctaccccgtgtgtgtgtgtgtggatactaCCTCCTGaccttttggtgtgtgtgtgtgtgtgtggataccacctgccctgtgtgtgtgtgtgtgtgtgtgtgtgtgtgtgtgtgtgtgtgtgtgtgtgtgtgtgtgtggataccaCCTACCCCATGTGTGTGTTGAGCAGACAGCAGTTCAGTAATGCTGCAGTCCCCAGCTCGGCCAGGAGGAGGTGCTGCTCTGCTGTTGGGTGCTCCGTCTCTCCTTCCCCAGCGGCTCACACTCACACCGCTCACACACATCTTCCTACTGGTGGCGGGCCGCTCCCGAGACACGCTCCTCCGCCTCCGCTCTTTAGGAGCTCCTCCCACCTTCCTTCTGTGGGGGTTTTCCCTGGGAACGTGGTCTTTAGGGACGAGACTGTCCCTGGGAACGTGGTCTTTAGGGACGAGACTGTCCTTGGGAACGTGCTCTTTAGGGACGAGACTGTCCCTGGGAACGTGGTCTTTAGGGACGAGACTGTCCCTGGGAACGTGGTCTATAGGGCCGAGACTGTCCTTGGGAACGTGCTCTATAGGGACGAGACTGTCCATGGGAACGTGGTCTTTAGGGACGAGACTGTCCTTGGGAACGTGCTCTATAGGGACGAGACTGTCCATGGGAACGTGGTCTTTAGGGACGAGACTGTCCTTGGGAACCTGCTCTATAGGGCCGAGACTGTCCCTGGGAACGTGCTCTTTAGGGACGAGACTGTCCCTGGGAACGTGGTCTTTAGGGACGAGACTGTCCCTGGGAACGTGGTCTTTAGGGACGAGACTGTCCCTGGGAACGTGCTCTTTAGGGACGAGACTGTCCCTGGGAACGTGCTCTATAGGGACGAGACTGTCCCTGGGAACGTGCTCTTTAGGGACGAGACTGTCCCTGGGAACGTGCTCTATAGGGACGAGACTGTCCCTGGGAACGTGGTCTATAGGGACGAGACTGTCCCTGGGAACGTGCTCTTTAGGGACGAGACTGTCCCTGGGAACGTGCTCTTTAGGGACGAGACTGTCCCTGGGAACGTGGTCTTTAGGGACGAGACTGTCCCGCCCGTTGTCGTGTGACCGTGTCTGGTCGATGCAGGGTGAACATGTGGTGTCATCGTGCAGTTTGTGTCTCTCTAGCCGTACGGCACAGCACCGTGTCAGACACCTCTCCTTCACGACCTCAGCCAGCCAATCCTGTCCCACCATCGCTgacacaaaatggctgccgtCCTCAGTTTCCTCCCCGGCCCTGTCTGGGTCAGTCTGCTCACAGGCAACCGCGGAGAACAGCTCCGGGCTCGGCTGCTCACCAACGCCATCTTGGATCGCTGAGCCTCCATTCCGGCTCCTGTTACTCCTCAGACTGGTTGATCCACGGGGAGTCGGCTCTTCACGGGTTCCTACCTCTGGTTGTCCCACTGCCTGGCCCAGGGACCACAGCTGGCGCAGctctgtgagagagagggggtcctCTGGAACATTGAGCTCCTCCTGGGTGGTGCTCAGAGAGATGGGTggacggagggaggagggaggaggagggagggcacGTGAGCTgggggtggaggagaagagaggtttCCTGTGGCAGGAGCGCTCGGGCGACTCGTTCAGAGAGATATCTCGCAGGAAACCGTTACTGTTGGTTACTCCGCTGTTACCCAGGTCGGCCAATGAGCTGTCAGCGTTGGCCAGGGCCCGGCGGCGCCCCTGTTTGGCACGGCGAGGGAAGGAACGCTGGACCCCTCCCCCTTCTTCTCTTCCACCCTGGACGAAGTCATCAGAGGAGTTGAGGCTGAGCTGGGCTAGCAGGACCTGAGAAgacaagagacacacacagagagagacagagacacacagaaagagagacacacagagagagagagacagacacacaaacagagagagagagagagagagagagagacagacacacaaacagagagatacagagacacacagagagacagacacacagagagagacagagagacacacacagagagacacacacagagagacagagagacactcacagagagagagacagtcacaaacagagagagacagacaggggttaggaTGTCTCAGGGGACACGATGTAGCTCACAATTTATGACCAGAGCCACTATGGAGAAGGGATGGAGCGTGCGAACGGGGCATCGGGGGGAGTGACGGTAGGATGGAGCGGGAGAACAGGGCCTCGGGGGGAGTGACGGTAGGATGGAGCGGATCGGGAGAACGGGGCCTCGGGGGAGTGACGGTAGGATGGAGCGGGAGAACGGGGCCTCGGGGGGAGTGACGGTAGGATGGAGCGGATCGGGAGAACGGGACCTCGGGGGGAGTGACGGTAGGATGGAGCGGATAGGGAGAACGGGGCCTCGGGGGGAGTGATAGTAGGATGGAGCGGGAGAACGGGGGCTCGGGGGGAGTGACGGTAGGATGGAGCAGATCGGGAGAACGGGGCCTCGGGGGGAGTGACGGTAGGATGGAGCGGATAGGGAGAACGGGGCCTCGGGGGGAGTGACGGTAGGATGGATTGGGAGAACGGGGCCTCGGGGGGAGTGACGGTAGGATGGATCGGGAGAACGGGGCCTCGGGGAGTGACGGTAGGATGGATCGGAAGAACGGGGCCTCAGGGGAGTGACGGTAGGATGGAGCGGAGCGGGAGAACGGGGCCTCGGGGGAGTGACGGTAGGATGGAGCGGAACAGAGTAGTGAAGGAAGGATGGAGTGGATTGGAATGGGCCTTACACTGAGTTTCCTCTTGGGGGCTTTGTGTTTGGCGGTTGTTGCTCCCCTACGATGAGTCACAAACTTCCCTAGAGCCAAAACTGGAGacggactgagagagagagagagagacaaacagagagagagtctatTGAAACCTGATTGATCGACTGATAGAGCAGAACAGATTGAGggcagcaggcagcctagtggttagagtgtagaggaggcaggtagcctagtggttagagtgtagaggaggcaggtagcctagtggttagaggaggcaggtagtctagtggttagagtgtagaggaggcaggtagcctagtggttagagtgtagaggaggcaggtagcctagtggttagagtgtagaggaggcaggtagtctagtggttagagtgtagaggaggcaggtagcctagtggttagagtgtagaggaggcaggtagtctagtggttagagtgtagcggaggcaggtagactagtggttagagtgtagaggaggcaggtagtctagtggttagagtgtagaggaggcaggtagcctagtggttagagtgtagaggaggcaggtagcctagtggttagagtgtagaggaggcaggtagcctagtggttagagtgtagaggaggcaggtagcctagtggttagagtgtagaggaggcaggtagcctagtggttagagtgtagaggaggcaggtagtctagtggttagagtgtagaggaggcaggtagtctagtggttagagtgtagcggaggcaggtagactagtggttagaggaggcaggtagactagtggttagagtgtagaggaggcaggtagcctagtggttagagtgtagaggaggcaggtagtctagtggttagagtgtagaggaggcaggtagtctagtggttagagtgtagaggaggcaggtagcctagtggttagagtgtagaggaggcaggtagcctagtggttagagtgtagaggaggcaggtagcctagtggttagagtgtagaggaggcaggtagactagtggttagagtgtagaggaggcaggtagtctagtggttagagtgtagaggcggtaggtagcctagtggttagagtgtagaggaggcaggtagtctagtggttagagtgtagaggaggcaggtagtctagtggttagagtgtagaggaggcaggtaacctagtggttagagtgtagaggaggcaggtagcctagtggttagagtgtagaggaggcaggtagtctagtggttagagtgtagaggaggcaggtagcctagtggttagaggcggcaggtagcctagtggttagagtgtagaggaggcaggtagcctagtggttagaggaggcaggtagtctagtggttagagtatagagggggcaggtagcctagtggttagagtgtagaggaggcaggtagcctagtggttagaggaggcaggtagtctagtggttagagtgtagaggaggcaggtagcctagtggttagagtgtagaggaggcaggtagcctagtggttagagt
Encoded proteins:
- the LOC116352807 gene encoding uncharacterized protein LOC116352807 isoform X2 codes for the protein MNRAGRPLFMKTYGKQNRKLEAWISPDNRKQVFASTSSSDLSIAEPSSPKPPAKRGRKRSTADGSRALRPAKTKALSWTADISSELRLAKTKALSCLREQDSDEENIFIVPPPPLPPPQQQSNNTARKPLLRHAGRKAQRIVSSSESDGETTTSRQPNSKRSKHTTARARTHPSPVLALGKFVTHRRGATTAKHKAPKRKLSVLLAQLSLNSSDDFVQGGREEGGGVQRSFPRRAKQGRRRALANADSSLADLGNSGVTNSNGFLRDISLNESPERSCHRKPLFSSTPSSRALPPPPSSLRPPISLSTTQEELNVPEDPLSLTELRQLWSLGQAVGQPEVGTREEPTPRGSTSLRSNRSRNGGSAIQDGVGEQPSPELFSAVACEQTDPDRAGEETEDGSHFVSAMVGQDWLAEVVKERCLTRCCAVRLERHKLHDDTTCSPCIDQTRSHDNGRDSLVPKDHVPRDSLVPKEHVPRDSLVPKEHVPRDSLVPIDHVPRDSLVPIEHVPRDSLVPKEHVPRDSLVPIEHVPRDSLVPKEHVPRDSLVPKDHVPRDSLVPKDHVPRDSLVPKEHVPRDSLGPIEQVPKDSLVPKDHVPMDSLVPIEHVPKDSLVPKDHVPMDSLVPIEHVPKDSLGPIDHVPRDSLVPKDHVPRDSLVPKEHVPKDSLVPKDHVPRDSLVPKDHVPRENPHRRKVGGAPKERRRRSVSRERPATSRKMCVSGVSVSRWGRRDGAPNSRAAPPPGRAGDCSITELLSAQHTHGVSSLSDSIIL
- the LOC116352807 gene encoding uncharacterized protein LOC116352807 isoform X1; translation: MNRAGRPLFMKTYGKQNRKLEAWISPDNRKQVFASTSSSDLSIAEPSSPKPPAKRGRKRSTADGSRALRPAKTKALSWTADISSELRLAKTKALSCLREQDSDEENIFIVPPPPLPPPQQQSNNTARKPLLRHAGRKAQRIVSSSESDGETTTSRQPNSKRSKHTTARARTHPSPVLALGKFVTHRRGATTAKHKAPKRKLSVLLAQLSLNSSDDFVQGGREEGGGVQRSFPRRAKQGRRRALANADSSLADLGNSGVTNSNGFLRDISLNESPERSCHRKPLFSSTPSSRALPPPPSSLRPPISLSTTQEELNVPEDPLSLTELRQLWSLGQAVGQPEVGTREEPTPRGSTSLRSNRSRNGGSAIQDGVGEQPSPELFSAVACEQTDPDRAGEETEDGSHFVSAMVGQDWLAEVVKERCLTRCCAVRLERHKLHDDTTCSPCIDQTRSHDNGRDSLVPKDHVPRDSLVPKEHVPRDSLVPKEHVPRDSLVPIDHVPRDSLVPIEHVPRDSLVPKEHVPRDSLVPIEHVPRDSLVPKEHVPRDSLVPKDHVPRDSLVPKDHVPRDSLVPKEHVPRDSLGPIEQVPKDSLVPKDHVPMDSLVPIEHVPKDSLVPKDHVPMDSLVPIEHVPKDSLGPIDHVPRDSLVPKDHVPRDSLVPKEHVPKDSLVPKDHVPRDSLVPKDHVPRENPHRRKVGGAPKERRRRSVSRERPATSRKMCVSGVSVSRWGRRDGAPNSRAAPPPGRAGDCSITELLSAQHTHGVSSLSDRMVLGTPVRGTRLHLSSLLVNLTPETHTWSRLKAALSLHRKTKAFLTPKRPLYLLSSPEAELGVGLEAELEAELGDVSQKLFSTPRNTPRPPNLRSTIRGSAPLSVYSLDGELSDDQKVFSECNQTGPLGFQDCLPAARMKLCRKIGEGTFGEVFSTHQHLWRRRCSQDYPSRRM